One Brachyspira pilosicoli P43/6/78 genomic window carries:
- the fliG gene encoding flagellar motor switch protein FliG has translation MATANNEKEKKQRVLSGRQKVAIFLVSLGMEASSEIFKHLREEEIEQITFDIARLENIESADKDAVFREFQEMMIAQDFITQGGIDYARDLLERSVGSQKASDIINRLTSSLQVRPFDFIRRTDPAHLLNFIQGEHPQTIALILAYLEAPKAASILGALPSEIQPDVAKRIATMDRTSPEVLREVERVLERKLSTLASEDFTSAGGIDSIVEIINSVDRSTEKSIIESLEEDDPELAEEIKKRMFVFEDIVLLDDRAIQKVLREVDSSDLAKALKSVDSDAQDKVYRNMSKRAAALLKEDMDFMGPVRLKDVEEAQQKIVNIIRKLEEQGDIVVARAGEDEMVV, from the coding sequence ATGGCTACGGCTAATAATGAAAAAGAAAAAAAACAACGCGTATTAAGCGGACGTCAGAAAGTTGCTATATTTTTAGTTTCTTTGGGAATGGAAGCTTCTAGTGAGATATTTAAGCATTTACGCGAAGAGGAAATAGAGCAAATCACATTTGATATTGCGAGACTTGAGAATATTGAATCTGCCGATAAAGATGCTGTATTTAGAGAATTCCAAGAGATGATGATAGCTCAAGACTTTATAACTCAAGGCGGTATAGATTATGCTAGAGACTTGCTTGAAAGATCTGTAGGAAGCCAGAAGGCAAGCGATATAATAAACAGACTTACTTCTTCATTACAAGTAAGACCATTTGATTTTATACGCCGTACAGACCCAGCTCACTTGCTTAACTTTATACAAGGTGAGCACCCTCAAACTATAGCACTTATTTTGGCATATTTGGAAGCTCCAAAAGCTGCAAGCATATTAGGAGCATTGCCTTCAGAAATACAGCCTGATGTTGCTAAGAGAATTGCTACAATGGACAGAACTTCTCCAGAGGTTTTAAGAGAGGTTGAAAGGGTACTTGAGAGAAAACTTTCTACACTTGCTAGTGAAGACTTTACTTCTGCAGGCGGTATAGATTCTATAGTTGAAATTATTAACAGTGTTGATAGGTCTACAGAGAAAAGTATTATCGAGAGTTTGGAAGAAGACGATCCAGAACTTGCAGAAGAAATCAAGAAACGTATGTTTGTATTCGAAGATATTGTTTTACTTGATGATAGAGCTATACAAAAAGTACTTCGTGAAGTTGACTCTAGTGATTTGGCTAAAGCACTTAAGAGTGTTGATTCTGATGCTCAAGATAAAGTTTATAGAAACATGTCTAAACGTGCTGCTGCTTTACTTAAAGAGGATATGGACTTTATGGGACCTGTTCGTCTTAAAGACGTTGAAGAAGCTCAGCAAAAGATTGTTAATATCATTCGTAAGCTTGAAGAGCAGGGAGACATTGTTGTGGCTCGTGCTGGTGAAGATGAAATGGTTGTTTGA
- the fliF gene encoding flagellar basal-body MS-ring/collar protein FliF — MDFVNKLIGQVKNIFAKTTKVQKAILIGVLVVALGAIVATVFFTSRRAGTLLFQNALTQEDARNVIAVLDANNIKYQYRNGFITLNNEADKAKAELELVKEGRMPMGVDGWELFDAPRIGITDAELDINKRRSLTKAITQLLTKLDFVQEATVDLAFPKKEYLTDVDSPVTASVVIKAQPFKEEILRDPKTVRGLQQLIAMGVDKLKPEFVTITDSTGYVLTDFTDEAANLKLKVAQEELKIVDRERKKIENKIRQTLGRIYTNRVETTIALELIWDDISITNNLVLPIILKEDDPATPYDDSQFTNKVQVSSRTVTEDWKGQQFIPQGAAGAEENVPPGYKDKTDRWQTYTKTDSQDNYELSKRYEAIKKGSYQIGKISAAVALDGRWTKVYDANGNAIITNGSSYLREYHPVTADEIKNVTALVQAAIGYDLKRGDQVSVTHIQFDHWDRFNAEDAKLLRNNFIKRVLIISMIGLLALFILVLIIRSIQKELARRRRLREEELERKQMEMRRQAMMNANEEPMSEINLEDAARKKLMEEVIRVSHERPEDVAQLLRTWMADDK; from the coding sequence ATGGATTTTGTGAATAAATTAATTGGGCAAGTAAAAAATATTTTCGCAAAAACTACAAAAGTACAAAAAGCAATACTCATAGGGGTATTAGTAGTTGCTTTGGGAGCAATAGTAGCTACAGTATTTTTTACTTCTAGAAGGGCAGGTACATTATTATTTCAAAATGCATTAACACAAGAAGATGCAAGAAATGTTATAGCTGTTTTGGATGCAAACAATATAAAGTATCAATATAGAAATGGATTTATTACATTAAACAATGAAGCTGATAAAGCTAAAGCTGAATTAGAATTGGTAAAAGAAGGCAGAATGCCAATGGGAGTAGACGGTTGGGAATTATTTGATGCTCCTCGTATTGGTATAACAGATGCAGAATTGGATATTAACAAAAGAAGATCATTAACAAAGGCAATAACACAGCTTTTAACTAAATTAGATTTTGTACAAGAGGCTACAGTTGATTTAGCATTCCCTAAAAAAGAATATTTAACAGATGTAGATTCACCAGTTACAGCATCAGTAGTAATCAAAGCTCAGCCTTTTAAAGAAGAAATTTTAAGAGACCCAAAAACAGTTAGAGGTTTACAGCAATTAATAGCTATGGGTGTTGATAAATTAAAGCCTGAGTTTGTAACAATTACAGACAGTACAGGCTATGTATTAACTGATTTTACAGATGAAGCTGCTAACTTAAAATTAAAAGTAGCTCAAGAAGAGTTAAAAATAGTTGATAGAGAAAGAAAAAAGATAGAAAACAAAATAAGACAAACATTAGGAAGAATATATACAAACAGAGTAGAAACAACAATAGCATTAGAGCTTATATGGGACGATATTAGTATAACAAATAATTTAGTACTTCCTATAATACTTAAAGAAGATGACCCAGCAACACCTTATGATGACAGCCAATTTACAAACAAAGTTCAAGTATCAAGCCGTACAGTAACAGAAGATTGGAAAGGTCAGCAATTTATACCTCAAGGAGCAGCTGGTGCAGAAGAGAATGTTCCTCCTGGATATAAAGATAAAACAGACAGATGGCAAACATACACAAAAACAGATAGCCAAGATAACTATGAATTAAGTAAAAGATATGAGGCTATAAAGAAAGGAAGCTATCAGATAGGTAAAATATCAGCTGCAGTTGCTTTAGACGGAAGATGGACAAAGGTTTATGATGCTAATGGTAATGCTATAATAACTAATGGTTCTAGCTATTTAAGAGAATATCACCCAGTAACTGCTGATGAGATAAAAAATGTTACAGCATTAGTACAAGCTGCTATAGGATATGACTTAAAAAGAGGAGACCAAGTAAGCGTAACACATATTCAGTTTGACCATTGGGATAGATTTAATGCAGAAGATGCTAAATTATTAAGAAATAACTTTATAAAGAGAGTTCTTATAATTTCTATGATAGGATTATTAGCATTGTTTATATTAGTGCTTATAATCAGATCTATACAGAAAGAGCTTGCTAGAAGACGCAGACTTAGAGAAGAAGAGCTTGAGCGTAAGCAAATGGAAATGCGCAGACAGGCTATGATGAATGCTAATGAAGAGCCTATGAGTGAGATTAACTTAGAAGATGCAGCTCGTAAGAAATTAATGGAAGAGGTTATAAGAGTGAGTCATGAGAGACCAGAGGATGTTGCTCAATTGCTACGTACTTGGATGGCAGACGATAAATAA
- a CDS encoding CinA family protein — protein MDRIKVKSQNVVKLLIEKKLKITSAESCTGGLFSSYITSVSGSSECFEGSFVTYSNRIKNKMIGVKEETLLKYGAVSEECVLEMAENSKKIMNSDISIAISGIAGPNGGTEDKPVGLVFVCIAAENYIKAYKNIFYGDRDNIRELSVLFALDLVENYIQNL, from the coding sequence ATGGATAGAATAAAAGTAAAATCTCAAAATGTAGTAAAACTTCTTATTGAAAAGAAATTAAAGATTACTTCTGCCGAGTCTTGTACGGGAGGACTTTTTTCTTCTTATATAACATCTGTAAGCGGTTCATCAGAATGCTTTGAGGGCTCTTTTGTAACATATTCTAATAGAATAAAAAATAAGATGATAGGTGTGAAAGAAGAAACTCTATTAAAATATGGTGCGGTTAGTGAAGAGTGCGTATTAGAAATGGCAGAAAATAGCAAAAAAATAATGAATAGTGATATATCAATAGCAATAAGCGGCATAGCTGGTCCAAATGGAGGCACTGAAGATAAGCCTGTTGGATTGGTATTTGTATGTATAGCTGCAGAAAATTATATAAAAGCTTATAAAAATATATTCTATGGCGACAGAGACAATATTAGGGAGTTAAGCGTGCTATTTGCTTTAGATTTGGTTGAAAATTATATACAAAATCTTTAA
- a CDS encoding AzlC family ABC transporter permease, whose amino-acid sequence MNKEELVSTLKYAFPKTIPVLIGYLFLGMAYGILMKAKGFSTFLAMFMSMAAYCGSMQYVAINYLFLAPFNPIYAFILTLTVNSRMSFYGISMVSKYKGTGLLKPFLIFSLSDETFSILCSGNVPKNINKKAFLFFVSFFDYIYWALGTLIGCLIGNIVKFNTKGLDFVLTALFVVIFVEQWLDSDNNHKGAIIGLVCSIPILIFKTNIFIVLSMILIFIVISVSYNFDKHKEGKIND is encoded by the coding sequence ATGAATAAAGAAGAATTAGTTTCTACATTAAAATATGCTTTTCCAAAGACTATACCAGTTCTTATAGGGTATTTATTTTTAGGTATGGCCTATGGAATATTAATGAAGGCAAAGGGTTTTAGTACTTTTCTTGCTATGTTTATGAGTATGGCCGCCTACTGTGGAAGTATGCAGTATGTTGCTATAAATTATTTGTTTTTAGCTCCTTTTAATCCTATATATGCTTTTATATTAACATTAACGGTAAACTCAAGAATGTCTTTTTATGGTATATCAATGGTAAGTAAATATAAAGGGACTGGTTTATTAAAGCCGTTTTTAATATTTTCTTTAAGCGATGAAACTTTTTCTATACTTTGCAGCGGCAATGTTCCTAAAAATATAAATAAAAAAGCGTTTTTATTTTTTGTTTCTTTTTTTGATTATATTTATTGGGCTTTGGGTACTTTGATTGGCTGTTTAATAGGCAATATTGTTAAATTTAATACTAAGGGACTTGATTTTGTTTTAACTGCTTTATTTGTTGTGATATTTGTAGAGCAATGGCTTGACAGTGATAATAATCATAAAGGGGCTATTATAGGGCTTGTATGTTCTATACCTATTTTGATATTTAAAACTAATATATTTATAGTGCTTTCTATGATTTTAATATTTATAGTGATAAGCGTTAGTTATAATTTTGATAAGCATAAAGAAGGTAAAATTAATGACTAA
- a CDS encoding copper homeostasis protein CutC, whose translation MNKKIEICVDSVESCINAEKGGADRLELCGNMFEGGTTASYGVLQLAREKVNTPIYAMVRPRGGDFCYNDIEFEIMKREIKLMKELKIDGIVFGILTKEGKVDKERCSKLLDLWGTNKATFHRAIDVSSNLNEACEDIISLGFERILTSGGEANVMSGIIKLKELVEKYNDKIIIMPGSGINERNIEYINDTVKANEYHMTANKTVESVMQYRNENVFMGASLRPPEFSVKYTDENKVKNIKSKI comes from the coding sequence ATGAATAAAAAAATAGAAATATGCGTGGACAGTGTAGAATCATGCATTAATGCTGAGAAAGGCGGAGCTGACAGACTTGAGCTTTGCGGCAATATGTTTGAAGGAGGCACAACTGCTAGTTATGGTGTTTTGCAATTGGCAAGAGAAAAAGTAAATACGCCGATATATGCAATGGTGCGTCCGAGAGGCGGAGATTTTTGTTATAATGATATTGAGTTTGAAATAATGAAAAGAGAAATAAAACTCATGAAAGAATTAAAAATTGACGGCATAGTATTTGGCATACTTACTAAAGAAGGAAAAGTTGATAAAGAAAGATGCTCTAAATTATTAGATTTATGGGGAACTAATAAAGCTACTTTTCACAGGGCAATAGATGTAAGTTCTAATTTAAACGAGGCATGTGAGGATATTATATCGCTTGGTTTTGAGAGAATACTCACTTCAGGAGGTGAGGCTAATGTTATGAGCGGTATAATAAAATTAAAAGAATTGGTTGAAAAATATAATGATAAAATAATAATAATGCCAGGAAGCGGAATAAACGAAAGAAATATTGAATATATAAATGACACTGTTAAAGCAAATGAATATCATATGACAGCAAACAAAACAGTTGAAAGTGTTATGCAATATAGAAATGAAAACGTGTTTATGGGGGCAAGTTTAAGACCGCCTGAGTTTAGTGTTAAATATACCGATGAAAATAAAGTAAAAAATATAAAATCAAAAATATAA